The segment AAGCGGGCACGAGTCTGGTCGCGGAAGTCGAGCACGTCGCGCTGTCCGACCCCGACATCAGCACGACGGAGCTCGATCTCGTCGCGGCTGTGCTGCGCTCGCCGCACCTTTCCTCCGGCAATACGGTGGCGGCGTTCGAGGAGCAGTTTGCCGCCTATGTCGGTCGCGACCATGGGGTTGCGGTCGCAAGCGGCACGCTGGGCGCGTGGCTCGGTCTGCGTGCGCTCGGCATCGGCGCCGGCGACGAGGTCATCGCGCCGGCCTACGCGTGGCACCAGATCGCCCATGCCGTCGTGCTCGCCGGCGCAACGCCGGTGCTGGCCGACATCGACTACTGGTCGCACTGCGTCGCGCCGAAAGCCGTGGTCGAGAAGATCGGCCCGGCCACCCGTGCCATCATTGCGGGCAACACCAACGGCCACCCGGCGGCGTGGCGCGAGCTCACCGCGCTCGCCCGCGCACGCCGTCTCGCGCTCATCGAGGATTCGACCGAAGCCATCGGCTCGCGCTACCTTGGCCGGCGCGTGGGCGGCTTCGGCGACATCGCCGTGTTCGACTTCTCGCAGCCCTCGGCGCTCTGTTGCGGCGAGGGCGGGATGGTCGTGACCGACGACCCCAAGCTGGCGACGGAGCTTCGTTACCTGCGCGCGCGCAGCCTCGCCGACCGGCGTTCGGTGTCGGTCGGCAGCCGCGTGCCACTGCAGACGGCCATGAGCGAGCTGACCGCCGCCCTCGGGCTCGCCCAGCTCGCGCGCGTCGTGCAGATCCTGGAACGGCGCAAGCGCGTCGAAAGCTGGTACCGCGACGAGATGCAGTCCTTCGAGGGCATCAAGCCGCCCTACGAGGCGCCGGACATCGACGAGGTGCACTGGATGCTCTACGTCGTGCACCTGGGCACGCGCTTCACGGCGAGCGCGCGTAACCAGATCGTCGACGATCTCGAGACCCAGGGCATCGAGACTGCAGCGTTCTGCCTGCCCCTGCACCGACAGTTCGCCTACGCCGAGCGCAGTGCCGCCCGCGGTGGCCTGCCCACGACCGAGCGCATCGCCGACCGCAGCCTGGCGCTCCCCTTCCACGGCCACCTCGATGCCGAGCGGGTGAAGTACATCGTCAAGACCTTGAAGGACGCATCCGTCAACGTCGGCGCCGGTGCCGCCATCTACCTCTAGAGGACCGCAGCATGACCCTGCCCACCGCCCTGACCGACCGGCTGCTCGCCGGTACCGTCGTTCCCTACCTCGGTCCGCGTACGCTCGAACTCACACCCGAATACGCCGTGCCGGCCACGCCAGAGGCACTCGCCGCGCGCCTCACCGCAAAAGTGTCGGTGCCGTACCGGATTCGCGGACGGCTCACGCAGTCGGCGCAGTTCATCGAGAACTTCAAGCACCGCCGGACCCTCGTCGACCTGATGGACGAGGCGTTCGCACAGCCGCCCGTGCCTTCGGCCCTGCACCGCGCGCTCGCGCGGATCGCGCCGCCGCTCGTGGTCGATGCGTGGTACGACAACGCCATGGCTGCTGCGCTTGCCGACCGGCGCGACTGGGGTCAGGTGCAGGGATTGTCGCAGTCCGAGCATTTCGGCACGTGGACCGGCTGGTACGGCGCGAGCGGCGCACCGGTGCCCGATCCGGACCCGCAGTGGAAGACGATCCTGTACAAGCCGCTGGGCGCCCAGGCGCCGGCCGGCAACTATCTGGTGTCCGACTCCGACTACGTGGAGGTGCTGACCGAGATCGACATCCAGACGCCGATCCCGCGTGAAGTGCAGGCGTTGCGGACCGGCCGCGGCTTCCTCTTTCTCGGCTGCCGCTTCAACGATCAGTTGCCGCGCGGCTTTGCGCGCCAGATCATGAAGCGGTCGAGCGATCGGCACTGGGCGGTGCTGCCGGATGAGCCGACGCGCATGGAGGCGCGCTTCCTCGCCGAGCAGGGCATCGAGCGTATCGCCGTGCCGCTCGATGCGTTCGCCGAAGCGCTGTGCGCGACGCTGGAGCCCGCCTGACCTTGTCGGCGATGTCGCCCTGTGCGGCACACCGCTCAGGCGACGGCTGCCGCCGGAGGTTTCCTGCCGAGCGCAAGAAGCGCCGGCGTCTGCGCTTCGATGTGGTGCCGGGTGGCAGGATCGAGCGTCCGCAGCCATGACTTCGGCAACCGGCGCGCGCCGCAGCGGGCACCGGCGAGCATACCCGCGAGCGCCGCATTGGTGTCGGCGTCCTCGCCACGACTGACGACGGCGATCAGGCACGCTTCGAAGTCCTCGTGAGCGAAGAAGTGATGCAGCACCGTTTGCACGGTGTCGACCACGTATCCGCTTGCCCGCCCGGGATAGCGCGTGAAGCGGAACTTCGGCTGCTCGGCGAACAGCCGGTCGGCGAATGGCCTGCAGTCCACGGTGGCGCCTCCCAGGATCAGCATGCTCGCCATGCGCCCCAAGGTGAGCGCGGCAGCATCGGACAGCGGGTGGTTGTGCGTGATGTGGGACTGCCCGAGCGTCTGCCGCTGGAAGGCTGCGTCGTCCGCCAGGGTCGCCAGCACGACCGGCAGATTGCGCATGACGGCGCCATTGCCCGCGTCGCCCTCGCTCGGCGGGGCGCTCAGCGAACCGTCAGCGATGTAGCGTTGCAGGCCGCGCCGGCACGCATTGCCGCAGTCCACCGGCTTGGCTTTGAGCCAGCGGACGAAAGCATCGGCGACCGCGCGCAGGTCCCAGCCGCCGCAAGCGACGAGCGCATCGCCCAGGGCGAGGCTCATGGTGGTGTCGTCCGTCACCTGTCCGGCGGCGAGTCGCAGCCAGCCGCCCCCGGTCATGTGGCGGAACGTGCCAAACTTGTGCGCGATCTCGCGCGCCGTCATGAACTCCACCGGCGCGCCAAGGGCGTCACCGATCGCAAGCCCGAGATAGGCGCCGAGCGCGCGGTCGTGAAGCTCGCTGTCAGACATACGCCGCCTTCACTTCATAGTCACCGCCGATCACCAGCGCCTCGCCTTCGCCCGAGAGCGGCGCTCCGGGAACCAGCCCCTGAAAGAAGACGAGCTTGGTCGCCGGCACCTCGGCCTCGAGGATCCAGTCGCCGAACTCCTCCGCACGCTCGCGCGACAGACTGAATGACACCAGGTTGTTGAGGCGCAGCACGCAGGCACGATCACGCAGCGAACCGCGCACCACCGCCTGCTCGGCGAAACGGTTCACGCCCCGCCACAGGCGGACGAAAGTGCGCCCCGGCATGCCGAAGCGGCCAATGAACCATTGCGCGTACTCGAACAGCAGATCGAGCTGTCGGTCGATGTCGTTGTTGTGATAGCGGCTGCTCGCCTTGTCCTCCAGGTAGCGCAGCCACGCCGGAGACGGGAAGCGCCCCAGCGGTTCCCGGTGAAACGTGGGTGCCAGGCCGAAGCGGCTTTCCACCCATCCCTTCATCACCGCGCCAGCGGCACCGTTGGAATCCATGCCCCAGCCGGCGAGCAGTTCGCGCCAGGTGGCACGGTGGCGGCGCCCGGCAGCCGCGCCGTGGGGCGGCGGACGCCGGAACACGAGCTCCATGTAGTGCGCGAACGTCTGTCCGGCGGCGGCTGCGTCGGCGGACGCATCGAGCATGCGAAACAGTCCGGGCACGCTGGCGCGCGTGCCACGCACGTGAAGCTGCTGCGGACGTGCGTTGAACTCGGTGGAGGCGAGCACCCACGCCGGTACCTTGACGAGGTTCGTGCCGTAGACATACGCATGCGCCTGCGGCGGTGCACTCTCTGCGCTCACGGAGCCGGCTGCCGCATCACCCCGTGCTCACACCGGCCGGTGCTCCCGCACCTTGACCTCGCCCATGGTTCGCAGCCCTTCCTCGAAGCTCACCTCCGGCCACGTTTCGGCGAACCCAGCCGCGGCATCTGCGACCGCCCCGAGTTTGCCGGCACTGTCGAGCTTCTTGAGATCGCCCTTCTCGATGCGGAAGAGTTCCAGCAGCTCGTTGTAGACGGTCGCCTCGTCGAGCGGCAACACGTACCACCTGGCCCCGGCGTACGGGATCTGGTAGCGCTTGGAGATATCGAGGTTGGTCGCGAACAGAAAATACTTGCCGGCCGGGGCGATGCGCTCGCCCAGCACCTCGCACACCAGTTCGAGATGTGCCAGCGAGGCGACCACGCCGGCAAAGAACGGAAGCGTCGTCGCGCCCTGATCCGCCACGGTCATCACCTGCATGACTTTCACTTCCGGCGGTCTCGCCTCGTTCGAGAGCTGCGGGGCGAACTTGAGCGCGATCTCGCCGCGAAAACCGAAGCGTCCGCCGTCGCCGACAGCGCCCTTGTAGACGGGC is part of the Betaproteobacteria bacterium genome and harbors:
- a CDS encoding NAD(+) ADP-ribosyltransferase; protein product: MSAESAPPQAHAYVYGTNLVKVPAWVLASTEFNARPQQLHVRGTRASVPGLFRMLDASADAAAAGQTFAHYMELVFRRPPPHGAAAGRRHRATWRELLAGWGMDSNGAAGAVMKGWVESRFGLAPTFHREPLGRFPSPAWLRYLEDKASSRYHNNDIDRQLDLLFEYAQWFIGRFGMPGRTFVRLWRGVNRFAEQAVVRGSLRDRACVLRLNNLVSFSLSRERAEEFGDWILEAEVPATKLVFFQGLVPGAPLSGEGEALVIGGDYEVKAAYV
- a CDS encoding SIR2 family protein; the encoded protein is MTLPTALTDRLLAGTVVPYLGPRTLELTPEYAVPATPEALAARLTAKVSVPYRIRGRLTQSAQFIENFKHRRTLVDLMDEAFAQPPVPSALHRALARIAPPLVVDAWYDNAMAAALADRRDWGQVQGLSQSEHFGTWTGWYGASGAPVPDPDPQWKTILYKPLGAQAPAGNYLVSDSDYVEVLTEIDIQTPIPREVQALRTGRGFLFLGCRFNDQLPRGFARQIMKRSSDRHWAVLPDEPTRMEARFLAEQGIERIAVPLDAFAEALCATLEPA
- the draG gene encoding ADP-ribosyl-[dinitrogen reductase] hydrolase, producing MSDSELHDRALGAYLGLAIGDALGAPVEFMTAREIAHKFGTFRHMTGGGWLRLAAGQVTDDTTMSLALGDALVACGGWDLRAVADAFVRWLKAKPVDCGNACRRGLQRYIADGSLSAPPSEGDAGNGAVMRNLPVVLATLADDAAFQRQTLGQSHITHNHPLSDAAALTLGRMASMLILGGATVDCRPFADRLFAEQPKFRFTRYPGRASGYVVDTVQTVLHHFFAHEDFEACLIAVVSRGEDADTNAALAGMLAGARCGARRLPKSWLRTLDPATRHHIEAQTPALLALGRKPPAAAVA
- a CDS encoding DegT/DnrJ/EryC1/StrS family aminotransferase encodes the protein MNTPEAGTSLVAEVEHVALSDPDISTTELDLVAAVLRSPHLSSGNTVAAFEEQFAAYVGRDHGVAVASGTLGAWLGLRALGIGAGDEVIAPAYAWHQIAHAVVLAGATPVLADIDYWSHCVAPKAVVEKIGPATRAIIAGNTNGHPAAWRELTALARARRLALIEDSTEAIGSRYLGRRVGGFGDIAVFDFSQPSALCCGEGGMVVTDDPKLATELRYLRARSLADRRSVSVGSRVPLQTAMSELTAALGLAQLARVVQILERRKRVESWYRDEMQSFEGIKPPYEAPDIDEVHWMLYVVHLGTRFTASARNQIVDDLETQGIETAAFCLPLHRQFAYAERSAARGGLPTTERIADRSLALPFHGHLDAERVKYIVKTLKDASVNVGAGAAIYL